A segment of the Oceanispirochaeta sp. genome:
CAGTATGCTTTTTGCCGGAGTTTCCGGTTCTGCCGTTGCAGATACATCTGCCATGGGTTCCCTCTTATACCCGGTCATGAAGAGCGAAGGCTATGATGAGGATAAGAGTGCGGCCCTTTTCAGTGCTGCCGGGACCATCGGCCCCATCATCCCCCCCAGTATTCCTATGATTATCTTTGGGGTCATTGCCAATGTTTCCATAGTCAAACTATTCCTGGGCGGTATCATTCCTGGTGTTCTCATAGGCGTTGGTCTGATGATCGGCTGGTTTGTACACAGCCGAAAAGCCGGATACAAAGCAGAAGGTAAATTCAATGCTATAAACGTACTGAAGGCCGGGTTTGAAGCATTTTGGGCCCTCTTGCTACCCCTGATCATCCTGGGAGGGATAATCTCCGGTATCTACACTCCCACGGAAGCAGCCGTCATAGCAGTTGTTTATGCTTTAGTTATCAGCCTGTTTGTCTACAGAGAACTGGATCTGAAAAAGATGCCTGGACTTCTGGTGAGCACAGCACGGATGACATCTGTTGTCATGATGGTCTGTGGAGCAGCCATGGCAGCGGCCTACCTCATCACAACAGCTCAGATTCCCCAGATGATGTCCAGGACTCTTCTCGGTCTTGCCGGGGAAAATCCCTACCTGCTTATGTTATTCATTAACATCCTGCTGTTGCTCGTTGGTTGTGTTATGGATCTGACTCCGGCTCTGCT
Coding sequences within it:
- a CDS encoding TRAP transporter large permease, coding for MLTIFLIALFGLILLSVPIAFSLILTASILMLFAGNFSPALLAQTIVRGIDSFPLMAIPFFLLAGEIMNVGGISKRIIKFAGALLGHIRGGLGYVTVLASMLFAGVSGSAVADTSAMGSLLYPVMKSEGYDEDKSAALFSAAGTIGPIIPPSIPMIIFGVIANVSIVKLFLGGIIPGVLIGVGLMIGWFVHSRKAGYKAEGKFNAINVLKAGFEAFWALLLPLIILGGIISGIYTPTEAAVIAVVYALVISLFVYRELDLKKMPGLLVSTARMTSVVMMVCGAAMAAAYLITTAQIPQMMSRTLLGLAGENPYLLMLFINILLLLVGCVMDLTPALLIMGPMLLPIAMNFGLDPVYFGVVMIVNLCIGLITPPVGNILYVGCSISKLTVAQMSKAIVPNIAIMIATLILITYVPGLVMFIPNLLN